Proteins encoded within one genomic window of Humulus lupulus chromosome 1, drHumLupu1.1, whole genome shotgun sequence:
- the LOC133789727 gene encoding COBRA-like protein 7 — MAMANHNTNIFIIFFTIILIASVSFHSTLSQPQQTPSSSLCNGVFLSYAYTGGRPIPPTVANPIDQPYRFESSVTLLNNGLDELKSWKVFLGFQHDEVLVSASDSVILADDGASFPAQVGNGVVLAGSALKDLKSAVDTAGDGKQTGVVIQLVGTQFGVGTPDVPMPVNISLANEGYFCPSPTTQGNNEMHLCCTRDPSNEKVTNFEEEIEARQKGDLVITYDIIGSYDTNYWAQVTISNDNPLSRLENWKLSWEWTKGEFINSMKGAYPMAIDTRDCIFGPQGQYYKDMDFSTALSCKKRPTIIDLPPTRANDSKLGMIPFCCRNGTILSPLMDSTKSISAFQMQVYKMPPDLNLTQLTPPQNWKINATWGPDYQCGSPIKVSPTRFPEPSGLPSESTSIATWQVVCSIKTTKKENPKCCVSFSAFSNDSVVPCKTCACGCNQNPTRTCNPTEPSLLVRPKALLLPSENRTEEALEWAKMKDLHVPELLPCVDNCGININWHLDSDFRGGWTARMTLLNWAETASVDWFAAVELVEPGAVFKKAYSFNASFVPGSNGSIIFMKGLKGLNYLHAAENGDNPKKDPRVAGKQQSMIMFKKKNPDLDLSGVDGFPTRVLFNGEECVLPTMFPRNDNEKKGVVVKTIFLSLIFVMAYLLL; from the exons ATGGCTATGGCTAATCACAACACTAatatcttcatcatcttcttcaccaTAATATTAATAGCCTCTGTATCTTTTCACTCAACGTTGTCCCAACCCCAACAAACACCTTCTTCTAGTCTCTGCAACGGTGTTTTCTTATCCTACGCCTATACCGGGGGCCGTCCCATCCCACCAACCGTAGCGAACCCAATAGACCAGCCGTACAGGTTCGAATCCTCTGTGACCCTGCTGAACAACGGCCTGGATGAGCTCAAATCATGGAAAGTCTTTCTGGGTTTTCAGCACGACGAAGTTCTGGTCTCTGCTTCTGACTCTGTAATATTGGCTGACGACGGAGCTTCATTCCCTGCTCAAGTTGGAAACGGCGTCGTTCTTGCTGGCTCTGCATTGAAGGACCTTAAGTCAGCCGTTGACACCGCCGGTGATGGAAAACAAACAGGTGTCGTAATCCAATTGGTGGGTACCCAATTTGGAGTTGGGACCCCTGATGTTCCCATGCCAGTGAATATCTCTCTCGCCAATGAGGGATACTTCTGTCCTAGTCCCACTACACAAG GGAACAATGAGATGCATTTATGTTGCACTAGAGATCCAAGTAATGAAAAAGTGACTAATTTTGAAGAGGAAATCGAAGCTCGTCAAAAGGGTGATCTTGTTATCACATACGACATAATTGGTTCATACGACACAAATTATTGGGCACAAGTCACAATCTCAAACGACAACCCACTCAGTCGTTTAGAGAACTGGAAACTGAGTTGGGAATGGACAAAGGGCGAGTTCATTAACTCCATGAAAGGAGCTTATCCCATGGCCATCGACACAAGAGACTGTATCTTCGGACCACAAGGTCAGTATTACAAAGACATGGATTTTTCTACTGCCTTGAGCTGCAAGAAAAGACCCACCATCATCGATCTACCTCCAACAAGAGCAAACGATTCTAAACTCGGAATGATTCCCTTCTGCTGCCGGAATGGAACGATCCTTTCACCATTAATGGATTCAACCAAATCCATTTCCGCTTTTCAAATGCAAGTTTACAAAATGCCACCGGACCTGAACCTAACCCAACTCACCCCACCTCAGAACTGGAAGATCAACGCCACTTGGGGACCCGACTACCAATGTGGGTCTCCGATTAAG GTGAGCCCGACTCGATTCCCGGAACCATCTGGGTTACCCTCGGAATCAACATCCATAGCTACATGGCAAGTCGTTTGTAGTATCAAAACAACCAAAAAAGAAAACCCAAAATGTTGCGTTTCCTTCTCAGCCTTTTCCAATGATTCAGTTGTTCCTTGTAAAACTTGCGCTTGTGGCTGTAATCAAAACCCCACCAGAACTTGTAACCCAACTGAGCCATCTCTACTAGTTCGGCCGAAAGCTCTGCTACTGCCATCGGAAAATCGAACCGAAGAAGCCTTGGAATGGGCCAAGATGAAAGACTTGCACGTTCCGGAGTTACTACCCTGCGTGGACAATTGTGGGATCAACATAAACTGGCATTTGGATTCGGATTTCAGGGGTGGTTGGACGGCGAGAATGACTCTGCTCAACTGGGCTGAAACAGCGTCTGTGGACTGGTTTGCAGCGGTGGAGTTGGTCGAACCTGGAGCTGTATTTAAAAAGGCTTACTCGTTCAATGCAAGCTTTGTTCCAGGCTCGAACGGCAGTATTATTTTCATGAAAGGTTTAAAGGGATTGAATTATCTTCATGCAGCTGAAAATGGTGATAATCCGAAGAAAGATCCAAGAGTGGCTGGTAAACAACAGTCGATGATTATGTTCAAGAAGAAGAATCCAGATTTGGATTTGAGTGGTGTAGACGGGTTTCCGACGAGGGTTTTGTTCAACGGCGAGGAGTGTGTTCTTCCGACAATGTTTCCCAGAAACGACAATGAAAAAAAAGGTGTGGTCGTGAAGACCATTTTTCTTAGCCTTATCTTTGTTATGGCTTATTTGTTACTgtag
- the LOC133789737 gene encoding tlg2p-like protein a isoform X2, whose translation MATRNRTVQFRKHRDAVKSVRAPLSSSASGSGGPVIEMASLLGSNRSSYAPLSSEEDPGPSRDAFTVGLPPDWVDDSEEIAANIQRARIKMSELFKAHGKALMPSFGDGREDQRTIEALTQEITNLLRKSEKRLQRFSARGSSEESNVMKNVQRSLATDLQNLSMDLRKKQSTYLKRLRQQKEDGVDLEMNLNDNKYRLDDDDFGDVGLSDHQVSKLKKSEKFTEEREREIKQVVESVNELAQIMKDLSVLVIDQGTIVDRIDYNIQGVSASVEEGLKQLQKAEKTQKKGGMVKCATVLVIMCFVMLVLLILKEIIL comes from the exons ATGGCGACGCGGAATCGAACCGTACAGTTCAGAAAGCATAGGGATGCAGTGAAGAGTGTCCGTGCTCCGTTATCTTCTTCGGCGTCTGGTTCGGGGGGTCCAGTGATTGAAATGGCATCGCTTCTTGGTTCCAATCGATCTTCTTATGCTCCTCTGAGCAGCGAAGAAGATCCAGGTCCTTCTAG GGATGCATTTACAGTGGGTTTACCACCGGATTGGGTGGATGATTCTGAAGAAATAGCTGCAAATATTCAACGTGCACGGATCAAAATGTCTGAGCTATTTAAGGCTCATGGGAAGGCTCTGATGCCCTCATTTGGAGATGGAAGAGAAGATCAACGAACAATTGAGGCTCTTACACAAGAGATTACAAATTTGTTGAGAAAGTCCGAAAAGAGATTACAGAGATTTTCAGCCAGGGGGTCCTCCGAGGAGTCTAATGTTATGAAAAATGTACAG CGATCACTTGCAACAGATCTTCAGAATCTTTCAATGGATCTTAGGAAAAAACAATCAACATATTTGAAGCGTTTACGGCAGCAAAAGGAG GATGGTGTTGACTTGGAGATGAACTTGAATGATAACAAATATAGACTGGACGATGACGACTTTGGGGATGTG GGTTTAAGTGATCACCAAGTGAGTAAGCTAAAGAAGAGTGAGAAGTTCAcagaagaaagggagagagagatcaAACAG GTTGTTGAATCAGTAAATGAACTTGCCCAAATCATGAAGGACCTCTCGGTTCTAGTGATAGACCAG GGTACAATAGTAGATCGGATTGACTACAACATTCAGGGTGTTTCAGCTTCAGTTGAGGAAGGTTTAAAACAGCTCCAAAAG GCAGAGAAAACGCAGAAGAAAGGAGGAATGGTGAAGTGTGCAACAGTTCTAGTTATCATGTGCTTCGTTATGCTAGTCCTGTTGATACTTAAGGAGATAATTTTGtga
- the LOC133789737 gene encoding tlg2p-like protein a isoform X1: MATRNRTVQFRKHRDAVKSVRAPLSSSASGSGGPVIEMASLLGSNRSSYAPLSSEEDPGPSRDAFTVGLPPDWVDDSEEIAANIQRARIKMSELFKAHGKALMPSFGDGREDQRTIEALTQEITNLLRKSEKRLQRFSARGSSEESNVMKNVQRSLATDLQNLSMDLRKKQSTYLKRLRQQKEGQDGVDLEMNLNDNKYRLDDDDFGDVGLSDHQVSKLKKSEKFTEEREREIKQVVESVNELAQIMKDLSVLVIDQGTIVDRIDYNIQGVSASVEEGLKQLQKAEKTQKKGGMVKCATVLVIMCFVMLVLLILKEIIL; this comes from the exons ATGGCGACGCGGAATCGAACCGTACAGTTCAGAAAGCATAGGGATGCAGTGAAGAGTGTCCGTGCTCCGTTATCTTCTTCGGCGTCTGGTTCGGGGGGTCCAGTGATTGAAATGGCATCGCTTCTTGGTTCCAATCGATCTTCTTATGCTCCTCTGAGCAGCGAAGAAGATCCAGGTCCTTCTAG GGATGCATTTACAGTGGGTTTACCACCGGATTGGGTGGATGATTCTGAAGAAATAGCTGCAAATATTCAACGTGCACGGATCAAAATGTCTGAGCTATTTAAGGCTCATGGGAAGGCTCTGATGCCCTCATTTGGAGATGGAAGAGAAGATCAACGAACAATTGAGGCTCTTACACAAGAGATTACAAATTTGTTGAGAAAGTCCGAAAAGAGATTACAGAGATTTTCAGCCAGGGGGTCCTCCGAGGAGTCTAATGTTATGAAAAATGTACAG CGATCACTTGCAACAGATCTTCAGAATCTTTCAATGGATCTTAGGAAAAAACAATCAACATATTTGAAGCGTTTACGGCAGCAAAAGGAG GGACAGGATGGTGTTGACTTGGAGATGAACTTGAATGATAACAAATATAGACTGGACGATGACGACTTTGGGGATGTG GGTTTAAGTGATCACCAAGTGAGTAAGCTAAAGAAGAGTGAGAAGTTCAcagaagaaagggagagagagatcaAACAG GTTGTTGAATCAGTAAATGAACTTGCCCAAATCATGAAGGACCTCTCGGTTCTAGTGATAGACCAG GGTACAATAGTAGATCGGATTGACTACAACATTCAGGGTGTTTCAGCTTCAGTTGAGGAAGGTTTAAAACAGCTCCAAAAG GCAGAGAAAACGCAGAAGAAAGGAGGAATGGTGAAGTGTGCAACAGTTCTAGTTATCATGTGCTTCGTTATGCTAGTCCTGTTGATACTTAAGGAGATAATTTTGtga
- the LOC133789755 gene encoding protein DEHYDRATION-INDUCED 19 homolog 3-like: MEDDSWSYGLSASSRAYQSTLKSSSDFYIDLDDFDGDDDMRVDFPCPFCAEDFDIVGLCCHIDDEHQDEPNSGSGVCPVCAMVVGMNMVGHITTQHVNFIKGQQKLKHHKDEYSTYAFSRKELQDEHYRSIFAEPISLVSTSKMALDPLLSFLQLANAAEDKPDTAQPNVSDEVSLEEKLSEQALLERVDHKPPVSDKDQEEKALRSKFAQGLLLSTFLDDDL, from the exons ATGGAAGATGACAGTTGGAGCTATGGTCTTTCAGCTTCGTCAAGAGCTTATCAGTCCACGCTTAAGTCTTCCTCAG ATTTCTATATCGATTTAGATGATTTTGATGGAGATGATGATATGAGGGTGGATTTTCCCTGCCCATTTTGTGCGGAGGACTTTGATATAGTTGGGCTTTGTTGCCATATCGATGATGAGCATCAAGATGAGCCTAATTCTGGGTCTGGG gTATGTCCTGTTTGTGCTATGGTGGTGGGGATGAATATGGTGGGACACATTACGACACAGCATGTGAACTTTATTAAG GGTCAGCAGAAATTGAAACATCATAAAGATGAGTATTCAACCTATGCCTTCTCGAGGAAGGAATTGCAGGATGAACATTATCGATCAATTTTTGCCGAGCCAATTTCACTGGTTTCTACCTCGAAGATGGCACTTGATCCATTGTTGTCATTTCTTCAACTTGCAAATGCTGCTGAGGACAAGCCAGATACTGCACAGCCAAATGTTTCTGATGAAGTGAGCTTAGAAGAGAAATTATCCGAGCAAGCATTGTTAGAGAG AGTTGATCACAAACCTCCTGTATCAGACAAGGACCAAGAAGAGAAAGCACTGAGATCCAAGTTTGCACAGGGACTACTACTGTCAACTTTCCTGGATGATGACTTATAA
- the LOC133803018 gene encoding L10-interacting MYB domain-containing protein-like, which produces MIIDHQDPELDVPQQAMESSRGTTLRNNPTTGTYGQEPMDRYFIDLMLEQVRKGNTTDGLFRNQAWIEMSASFESMFGINYGIVVLKHRYRTLRRQFTNFIKNLLNFDGFVWDETQQIFTADNKVWQDYIKAHGEIPPFMTKPIPYYRDLCVLWGPRCDERESSSGEDQDTRSPATPVSNSEHVIGDVKNKCQLEMEKSLLSSDKETTEEVTQRPSDQDYGIFMASSGGTTLSDRTRTHWQEPMDRYFIDLLLEQVRKGNIVDGIFQKQAWIEMSALFDSMLGMNYGMVVLKNRYRTLRTQFNFIKNLLLYVSGFVWDRTQHMVVAIDEVWEKYIKVHGEVPPFMDRPMPYFKDLCDIFDPNFYEREICFGEDQDTRSPTTTFSYGVMSEENNQRHDQFQSEKSQEKDKGIMATRAVSFVSDNKKVKKKSIPIEKVIEAVQALPEDEYKIKTLSDC; this is translated from the exons ATGATTATTGATCATCAAGACCCTGAACTTGATGTTCCTCAACAGGCTATGGAGAGTTCGAGAGGAACCACATTGAGGAATAATCCAACAACAGGAACTTATGGGCAGGAGCCTATGGACCGGTATTTCATTGATCTAATGTTGGAACAGGTGCGTAAAGGCAACACCACTGATGGGCTCTTCCGAAATCAGGCATGGATTGAGATGAGTGCGTCATTCGAATCCATGTTTGGGATTAACTACGGCATTGTTGTTCTTAAACATCGGTACAGGACTTTGAGAAGACAGTTTACTAATTTTATCAAGAATCTACTTAATTTTGATGGTTTTGTTTGGGATGAGACGCAACAAATCTTTACTGCTGATAACAAAGTCTGGCAAGATTATATCAAG GCTCATGGAGAGATTCCACCGTTCATGACCAAGCCTATACCTTATTATAGAGATTTGTGTGTGTTATGGGGTCCAAGATGTGATGAAAGAGAGAGCTCCTCTGGTGAAGATCAAGACACCAGGTCTCCAGCTACACCAGTTTCAAACAGTGAACATGTCATCGGCGATGTTAAGAACAAGTGTCAACTAGAGATGGAAAAATCTTTACTTTCGAGTGATAAAGAAACTACTGAAGAAGTTACACAACGGCCAAGTGATCAAGATTATGGAATATTCATGGCTAGTTCTGGAGGAACCACATTGAGTGATCGAACAAGAACTCATTGGCAGGAGCCTATGGACCGGTATTTCATTGATCTCTTGTTAGAACAGGTGAGAAAAGGCAACATTGTTGATGGCATATTCCAGAAACAGGCATGGATTGAGATGAGTGCGTTGTTCGATTCCATGCTTGGGATGAACTATGGCATGGTTGTTCTTAAAAATCGGTACAGAACTTTGAGAACACAGTTTAATTTTATCAAGAATTTACTTCTTTATGTGAGCGGTTTTGTTTGGGATCGGACGCAACATATGGTGGTTGCTATTGACGAAGTCTGGGAAAAATATATAAAG GTCCATGGGGAGGTTCCACCGTTCATGGACAGGCCTATGCCTTACTTTAAAGATTTGTGTGATATATTTGATCCAAATTTTTATGAAAGAGAGATTTGTTTCGGTGAAGATCAGGACACCAGGTCTCCAACTACAACATTTTCATACGGTGTTATGTCTGAGGAGAACAATCAAAGACATGATCAGTTTCAATCGGAAAAATCTCAGGAAAAAGACAAAGGAATAATGGCTACTAGGGCAGTTTCTTTTGTGTCagataataagaaagtgaagaaGAAGTCCATTCCAATAGAGAAGGTGATAGAAGCAGTGCAAGCTTTGCCAGAAGATGAGTACAAGATCAAAACTTTAAGTGATTGTTGA